The Candidatus Deferrimicrobium sp. genome contains the following window.
GTGTTCTCGATATCGAACCGCTTCGCGAACTCGGGGGTGATGTCCTGGACCGTGAGTCCTAGATTCTTCGTGAGTTCGTGCCCTCCGGCCGGCTTCCCCGGCTCCCCTTTCATCTCGGCGATCGTCACCGCGACGGTCATCTCCTTCCCTTCCCGGATCAGCCGCACGTTCGCGGTCTTCCCGGGCTTCACCGAGGCCACGGCCTGCGGAATGATGGAAATCTGCCGGGGTACCGCCGGCATCCCGGTCAGGATCAACGCGCCCAGTATGGCTGAAAGTCGCAAGTGCACGAAAAAAGAAGCCTCCGCGTCGAGTGTATCGAATCGGCGTGTGTCTTTGTGGAAGGGCCATTCGTTGTAAAATGTGCGGCGTATGAAGCGGAGAACCCTTGCGATCCCCTGCGCCGCATTGGCGCTCGTTCTGGCGAACCTGACCGGCTGCCGGACA
Protein-coding sequences here:
- a CDS encoding PDZ domain-containing protein yields the protein MHLRLSAILGALILTGMPAVPRQISIIPQAVASVKPGKTANVRLIREGKEMTVAVTIAEMKGEPGKPAGGHELTKNLGLTVQDITPEFAKRFDIENTKGVVVVGVEDGSPAEDAGFNEGDIIRAILRKDKRDPVTNAAEFAKLLKKFQSDKTILFLVERGDARILLTVKNK